One genomic region from Equus asinus isolate D_3611 breed Donkey chromosome 8, EquAss-T2T_v2, whole genome shotgun sequence encodes:
- the LOC139046023 gene encoding putative olfactory receptor 1F12P, whose protein sequence is MEKENQTSISEFLLLGFSSWPEQQALLFALFLCLYLTGLFGNLLILLAVSSDHRLHTPMYFFLANLSFVDLCLPSATVPKILLNTQTQTQSISYPGCLAQMYFCMMFANMDNFLLTVMAYDHYVAICHPLYYSTIMTQHLCASLVTAPWVIAILNPLLHTLMITRLHFCSNNVIHHFFCDINSLLPLSCSDTSLNQVMVLAVVGLIFVVPSGCILASYSLIISAVMKIPSAQGKCKAFSTCGSHLALVILFYGAITGVYMSPSSNHSTEKDSAASVIFMVAALMLNPFIYSLRNNELKGALKKALGQSKIFSR, encoded by the coding sequence atggaaaaggaaaaccaaaccaGTATCTCTGAATTTCTCCTTCTGGGCTTCTCGAGTTGGCCAGAGCAGCAGGCACTCCTTTTTGCACTTTTCTTGTGTCTTTACTTAACAGGTCTGTTTGGAAACTTACTCATCTTACTGGCCGTCAGCTCAGATCATcgtctccacacacccatgtatttcttccttgcCAATCTGTCCTTTGTAGACCTCTGCCTTCCTTCAGCTACAGTTCCCAAGATACTACTGAACACCCAAACACAGACTCAGTCCATCTCCTATCCTGGCTGCCTGGCTCAGATGTATTTCTGTATGATGTTTGCCAACATGGACAATTTCCTTCTCACAGTGATGGCATATGACCAttatgtggccatctgtcaccCTTTGTATTACTCCACCATCATGACCCAACACCTCTGTGCCTCTCTGGTGACTGCACCTTGGGTCATTGCCATTTTGAACCCCCTCTTGCACACCCTTATGATAACCCGTCTGCACTTCTGCTCTAACAATGTCatccatcatttcttctgtgatatcaactctctcctccctctatCTTGTTCTGACACAAGTCTTAATCAGGTCATGGTTCTGGCTGTGGTGGGGCTAATCTTTGTGGTACCTTCAGGGTGTATCCTAGCATCCTATAGCCTCATCATCTCTGCTGTGATGAAAATCCCTTCTGCCCAAGGAAAATGCAAGGCTTTCTCCACCTGTGGATCTCACCTTGCCTTGGTCATTCTTTTCTATGGAGCAATCACAGGGGTCTATATGAGCCCCTCATCCAACCATTCAACTGAAAAAGACTCAGCTGCGTCAGTGATTTTCATGGTCGCAGCCCTTATGTTGAACCCCTTCATTTACAGTCTAAGGAACAATGAGCTGAAGGGGGCTTTAAAGAAGGCTCTAGGCCAGAGCAAAATCTTCTCCCGGTGA
- the LOC139046073 gene encoding putative olfactory receptor 2B8, with the protein MEEKNASSLTGFILLAFSDRPQLELVLFVVLLIFYIFTLLGNTTIIALSHLDPHLHTPMYFFLSNLSFLDLCYTTSIVPQLLVNLRGIDKSISFGGCVVQLYISLGLGGTECILLGVMAFDRYVAVCRPLHYTVIMPPHLCALMASASWFIGFANSLFQTVLIFLLPLCGRNKLDHFFCEVPALLKLACVDTTMNESELFFVGVFILLIPVAFIMFSYGGIVRAILRIKSAAGQRKAFGTCGSHLTVVTLFYGTAIYAYLQSNNNYSQDQGKFIALFYTIVTPMINPLIYTLRNKDVKGAMKNVLWNGHDSR; encoded by the coding sequence atggaagagaaaaatgcaagCTCCCTCACTGGGTTTATCCTGCTGGCTTTCTCTGACAGGCCTCAACTGGAGCTGGTCCTCTTTGTGGTTCTTTTGATCTTCTATATCTTCACTTTGCTGGGAAACACAACCATCATCGCATTGTCCCACCTGGACCCACATCTTCACacccctatgtactttttcctctccaacctcagcttTCTGGACCTGTGTTACACTACCAGCATTGTTCCCCAGCTCCTGGTTAATCTCAGGGGAATAGACAAATCTATCTCCTTTGGTGGTTGTGTAGTTCAGCTGTACATCTCTCTAGGATTGGGAGGTACTGAATGCATTCTCTTAGGAGTTATGGCATTTGACCGTTATGTAGCTGTTTGCAGGCCCCTTCATTACACAGTAATCATGCCTCCCCATCTCTGTGCTCTGATGGCTTCTGCTTCATGGTTCATTGGTTTTGCCAACTCCTTATTCCAAACGGTACTCATCTTCCTTTTACCGCTTTGTGGGAGAAATAAATTAgaccactttttctgtgaagtaCCTGCATTGCTCAAGCTTGCCTGTGTTGACACCACTATGAATGAGTCTGAGCTCTTCTTTGTAGGTGTCTTCATACTTCTCATACCAGTTGCATTTATCATGTTCTCCTATGGTGGGATTGTCAGGGCCATCTTAAGGATAAAGTCTGCAGCAgggcagagaaaagcatttgggACATGTGGATCCCACCTCACAGTGGTCACTCTCTTCTATGGCACAGCCATCTATGCTTATCTCCAGAGCAACAACAACTACTCTCAGGATCAGGGCAAGTTCATAGCTCTCTTCTACACCATCGTTACTCCCATGATCAACCCCCTCATATATACTCTGCggaacaaggatgtgaagggAGCAATGAAGAATGTTCTTTGGAATGGTCATGACTCCAGATAA